CCACTCGGACGCGACGGCGATGCAGGGGGAGACGGTGTTCACCAACGCGGGCTGCGCGAAGTGCCACGCCCCCACGCTGACCACCAGCCAGTACGCGGCGATGGCCGAGTTCCGCGGCCAGACCATCCGCCCGTACACGGACCTGCTGCTGCACGACATGGGCGCGGGGCTGGCGGACAACCTGCCGGAAGGCCAGGCCTCCGGCGCCGAGTGGCGCACCCCGCCGCTCTGGGGCATTGGCCTGACGGTGGGCGTGTCCGGCGGTGAGGCGTACCTGCACGACGGCCGCGCGCGCAGCATCACCGAGGCCATCCTCTGGCACGGTGGCGAGGGCGAGGCCGCCAAGCAGGCCTTCGTGAACCTCAGCGCCAACGACCGCAACGCGCTCCTGAAGTTCATCAACTCGCTGTAAGGCATCCCCTGTCGCCATGACCGGCGCCGGGCGGGAGGGGCTACCAGGGCCCTCGCGTCCGGCGCCGTGTCGTTTCACGCCTGCTCGCCTGGTGCGCCTCCGGCCGGTCCGGGGTCCAGGTGGGACGTCCCATATTTGGCTCCAGAGGAAGGAGCCAAGGGATGGACGAACAGCGGGAGGAGACCGCTGCGCGGTTCAAGAGCGGGACGCCCTACCTGGATGAAATCCTGTGCGGCGGCTGGTTGCGTGGCGGGCTGTACCTCGTCGCCGGCCCCCCGGGCAGTGGCAAGACGACGCTCGCCAACGAGATGTGCTTCCGCGCCGCCCAGGCGGGGGACAGCAGCCTCTACGTAACGCTGCTGGCGGAGACCCACGAGCGCATGCTCCTGCACCTGCGCTCGTTCGAGTTCTTCCACCAGGACTCCGTGGGCACCCGGGTCCACTACATCAGCGGGCTGCCCTCGCTGCGGGAGGGTGGAGGCCGGGCCTTCATCGACACGTTGATCCGCACGGTCCGGGAGCGTGACGCCCGGCTGCTCATCGTGGACGGGCTGATGGTCTTCAAGGAGCGGCTGCGCCCGGACGAGGACCTGCGTGAGCTGCTGCAGGCGCTCAACGTGAGGCTGGCCGCCCTGGACTGCACGACGCTGCTCCTGAACACGGAGACCCAGAAGGGCACGGGCCCGGAGTTCGGCGTCGTCGACGGCGTCGTGGCCCTGAGCGCGGACCTCATCGGGCTCAAGGCCACGCGCGGCATCGAGGTCACCAAGTTCCGCGGCAGCAACAACATCCCGGGCCGGCACACCTTCCTCATCGACGAGCACGGCGTGAACATCTACCCGCGCTTCGAGGCGGCGATGCGCGACACGCCCCGCAAGCTGGCCGACCCCCGCCACCGCAGCCGCTGGGGCATCGAGGGGCTGGACGCCATGTGCTCGGGGGGGCTCGTCACCCGGTCCTCCACGCTCATCATGGGCAGTCCGGGCGGCGGCAAGACGCTCATCGGCATGTCGTTCCTGTTGGAAGGGGCGCGCAAGGGAGAGCCGGGGCTCTACTTCGGCTTCGCGGAGAGCGGCGCGCAGCTCACGCTCAAGTGCCACAACGTGGGGCTGGAGCTGGAGCCGCTGCAGCGCCAGGGGCTCTTGCGGCTCGAGGCGCGCGCGCCGGTGGAGACGCTGCCCGACGCGATGGCCCAGGAGCTGCTGGCGCTGGTCCAGCAGCAGGGCGTGAGGCGGCTGGTGCTGGATGGCCTGGAGCCCTTCGCGAAGGAGGCCATCGACCCGGAGCGCACCACGCGCTTCATCACCGCGCTCATGAACGCGCTGCGCGAGCGTGACGTCACCCTGCTCATCACCCAGCAGACGAACGACATGTTCGGCCCGGAGCTGCACTCGCCCATCCGGGGCATCGAGGCCATCTGTGACAACCTGGTGTTCCTGCGCTTCTTCGAGCTGCACGGCAAGCTGCACCGGCTCATCACGGTGCTGAAGATGCGTGACAGCAACAACGACCCCTTCCTGCGCGAGCTGCTCATCACGAACGAGGGCCCCCGCGTCGGGGAGTCGTACGTGGCGCTGGAGGCCATGCTCACCGGCCAGCCCCATGCCCGGATGCAGGGGACTGGAGTCACCGGACCCGGCCGGAACAGGGAGGGCGCGTGATGTCGCGCATCCTCGTGGTGGAGGACGAGGAGACCCTGGCGGACGCCATCCAGGACGTGTTGCAGGACGCCGGCTTCGAGGTGCAGGTGGCCCGCAACGGCCTGGAGGCCTTGCGCAAGCTGGAGGCCGGCGTGCCCGACGTGCTGCTGCTGGACCTGATGCTGCCGCTCATGGACGGCCGCGGGCTGCTCAAGCGGATGCGCGACCAGGAGCGCCTGCGCGAGCTGCCGGTGGTGGTCATGACCAGTGCCAGCCGCAAGGCGCTGGGCGAGCATCCGGTCCGCTCGTTCCTGCCGAAGCCCGTCACGGCCGTGGGACTGCTCAAGGCCGTGAAGTCCGTGCTCCCGGGTGCGGAAGGGTGAGGCCCCACATCACCGGATGCCACCTGACACCCAGGTGGCCCGGGTCACTGCGCATGGGCGCACGGTCGGCGTCCGCGATGCGCAATGGCAGACAGGTGCGGAGGAGCCCCCACTCCCGGCCTCGTGAAGCGTTCCGACATTTCCTCCGGTGTCCCTTTCCCGGAGAATGCACATGGCGCATCGTCCCGCCCCTCCGCCGCCGCTTTCCGACAATGCCATCCAGGTGGAGGCCGTGGCCTTCATGGATGCCCGGGGACACTGGCTGACCGCCGTCGCGTCGCGGCGGGTGGCGGCGGTGCGCGAGTTCTTCCGGCAACACGCCCACCTGCGGCGCGACTTCGTCCGCGAGCGTGCCGAGGAGGAACGCCGGGAGGGACGGCTCGCGCTGGAGCTGTTCTCCCGCGCGGCCCAGCGCGTCCGGTGGCTGCTCACCACGGGTGACGGCCCCAGCACGCGCATTCATGGCGCGGAGGCCGGACGCGACCTGGGCCTGCTGTTCGCGGGCACGGACTCCGGACTGGATGGCCTGACGTCGGAGCGGGAGCAGCGCTGGAACCTCAACCACCCGCACCCGCTGCCGCCCACCGGCTTTCGCGCGAGCCGCCCCGACGAGGACCAGACCCACCACCTGGCCTTCTACGCGATGTTCGGCGCCTCCAACGAGAGCTCCCCCGAGGAACAGCTGAACAAGCTGATGGGCGCGCTCAGCGACATGGGGCCTCCGGATGATCAACACCTGGCCTGGGACGGCATCGACCTGGGACGCATGCTGGGCGACCCTCGCTTCGACGTGAACGCCTGGCTCTGGAAGACCGTGGGGGACCCGGTCCAGCTCCCCCAGGCCGCCGAGGCCGTCGCCAGCTAGGGGCCCGGCGTCAGCGGCAGCAGGACGAGCTCATCGATGTGAGGTTTCTCCCGGGTGATCCGCACGTAGGACAGCCAGCGCCCATCGGGCGACGCCATGGTGGCGAGCACGGCGTAGGCCTCGGACTCCAGGTCCAGCTTCCAGCACATCCACGGGCGCACCGCCGTGCACAGCCACGGCGAGCGTTCGTTCTTCGAGACGTGCAGCAGGAACCGGCCCTCCCCCAGGGAGGCGGAGCCTCCGCCGGCCCGCGCCGCGAGCGCCAGCTCCTCCACGGAGGGTGCACGCGTGCGCACCGGGCCCGCGTCCTTGGGGACTTCGATGACCTTGAACTCCGGGGCCAGGTCGCCGCGCGAGGTGTCCGCGAACAGCGAGGCCCGCGGCGACAGCGGCAGGACGTCGCGCACCTCCTCCGGAAGGGGAATGGAGCGGCCTCCCATCGGGTAGCACGGGCTCGGGTGATCCTGCGACTTCAGGAGCAGGTCCTCTCGTGGGAATGGGCGGTCCTGCCTGGCGACCACGGGTCCCCACTCGCGCGCCGCCGGGTCGTAGCAGCGCACCCGTGCGCCATCCGGCTGGACCCGGCACAGGGTGCCATCCCGCCAGTACAGCTGGGGCTGGCGCTCCGGGGGGATGCTGGGGACGAACGGCACCTGGCCGATGATCTCCGCCCTGCCCTTCACTGCCCCGAGGCTCAGCGGAAGCGGAAGCGTGGCGGCCTTGAGCCGCTGCTGGAGGGCGCGCATGCCGTAGCGTTCGGCGCAGACGCCGCCGGTCTTCAGCAAGGCATGCAGCTCCGGGTGGACCCCGTCCGCGAGCGCCCGCCGGGCGGAGATGGCCTCCAGCGCCGTGGCGAGACAGCCCATGCGGGAGACATGCCCGTCCTCATTCGGCTTCATCCCGGCTGGGACGACGCGCGCGTCATCATTCATCTCCACCAACCGCGCGAAGGCGTCCAGGGCCTCCGTGGCGGTCGCGTCGTCGCGGGCGAGCAGCGCCTGGAGCCGGGCTTCGGTCTCCGGCGCCAGGCCCCAGCGCACCGCGCCGAACGCACCCATGTTCGCGGTCAGCGTCAACGCCGGGAATTCGGGCACGCCCTCCATCCACAACGACAGACGTCCCGGCTGGCAACGCACCTTCACCTCGCCTTCCGATGACGGGCGGTCCCCGGCGACGACGAAGGTGCGGCGGGAGAACTCCAGGCCTCCGGGCACCCACAGCTCTTGATGCAATCGCACCCGGTTGTCGCGGCATCCCCCCGCGGCACCGCGCCAGGGGTCGTCGGACGCAACGGTGCGCATCTCCAGTTCGAAGGGGATGCGCGGGTCCTGGCCCAGCTCGCAGGAGATCCGCGCGCGGGTGAGGCGCTCGTCGTCGTCCTCCCCCAGCGCGGGTCCCCCCCAGGCCGGCGTCTCCATCACGACGTCCGTCCGCACGATGCGCGGTGCCGTCGAAGCGAGCTCGCGAGGCGCGGCGTACGGACCGAGCGCCAGGGAGCGCACGACCAGCGTCAGGGTCTCGTCCGCCGAGTCCACCCGGCTCGGAGCGGAACCGCGCAGGTAGGCGACCCACCGGCCATCCGGGGACACACGGGCCTCCGACAGCCGGCCGGGGCCTTCATCCTCACCCCGGCGGCCCCAGGGGAGGGACCAGCACCCCAGGGGCCTGCGCACGGAGCAGAACTGCTTGCGGTCCTCGTCCAGGATGAACCGGCCTTCGGCGAAGAGCCGGGAGCCGGTGGACGCGAGCATCGCCTTCTTCAGCTCCTCCGCTTCCGGCGCGCGCAGGCGCGGTGGACCGTCTCCTTCGGGGACCTCCATGACGAGGGCCTCGTGGCCCCACACGCTCCAGAGCAGGACGGCCCCGGGGGACAGGCGCAATTCAGGCTGGAAGCTTTCGGGAGGACGGACGTTCCGGGTCCCCAGGGGAATGCCGCAGCGGCCCATGCGGGGGCTCCAGGCGGACGGATCACCCCGGTTCACGGAGACGGCCTTGCCCCAGCGCCGCGCCACGGGGTCGTAGCAGCGCATCCGCCTACCGGTGTCCTGCTGCACCACGCACAGCCGTCCCCCGCGCCAGAACAGGTCCGGGTCCGCTGTCGAGTCCGACTCGGGCGGCTGGACCTCGCCGATCTCCTCGGGCTCGCCGGTCTTCAACGGCGGGCGGTCTCCCTCCAGATCCGGGGCCAGGACATCGCGAGGGACGTACTGCCCCAGGTCGCCGCCCGCGGCCAGGACGGCGCGATTCCGGGCGCGCTCGAGCGCGGCGGCCAGCCCCGCGACGCTGTCCGCCTCCGGCAGGTTCGCGTCGCGAACGTACATGCGGGAGGGAATGTCTTTGATCAGCAAGCCCAGTTCCTCCAGCGCCCGGCGGGCCCCGGCGTCGTCGCGGACCAGCAGGGGCAGGATGCGGGCTTCGCTGTCCCGGGACACCCGGAACCGTACGGAGGCGGAGGTGGCGCCGATACCGATGGGCTCCAGCCGCAGCAGGGGGGCCTCGGGCACGCCTTCCACGGACAGCTCCAGCCGCCGTGCCTCACAGCGGACGCGGATGCGGGGGCGCGGGGGAGGCGGTGGCAGCTGGGTGCCAGGAGCGTCATCCACGATGCGAAAGCGGCGCTCGACGTGTGAGCCATCTGGCAGGGACAGCTTCTGGGTGATGACCGCCTCGGCGGGCCGGCAGAAGGCCGGGATGGCCTGCGTCACGTCCACGGACTGGGAGACGGTGATGTCGGGGGTCTTGCCTGGCCCCAGGTCGCAGGCAGCGGACTCCGTGAGCTTGGGAGGAAGCGCCTTCGCCTCCGCGAAGGTCCGCGGCTCGGCGGCGAGGACCACGCCCTGCGACGGCGCTTCCGCCGCGGTGGCCCGGGTCGCGGACAGGGTCAGCAGGAGCCCGAGGCACCACCCACGAACGATACGAAAGTGCATGTGTCCCGGACCGTAGCAGCAGGTCATCCCCCACCGTCCAGGGAGGGGAATGCACGCTGGCGCACCGTCACCGCACATCCCGGTAGCCAGCACACGCGCGTCACGCCACGCTGGCCCTTCCGTGGACGACACCCGCCTCCCCGACCCCGAAGCCCTCCGCCCGCTGCTCACCGGCGCCCTGTCGCTGCCCGCGCTCCAGCCGCATGGCCCGCGCCTGGAGCGGCTCCTGGAGGACTACGCGCGGGGCATGGCCCGGAAGGACGCGCCGCTCGTCGTCGCGCTGGTGGGCGCCACCGGCGCGGGCAAGTCCACCCTGCTCAACGCCCTCTCCGGCCAGAACCTCTCCCGTGAGGGCGTGGACCGCCCCACCAGCACCGTCTCCACCCTCTTCGCGCCGGAGGGCACGGCCACGGACGAGCTGGCCCGCACCGGCGCGCGCGTCGTGCGCTACACGCCCGGCCCGCAGGGGCTGTGGAGCGGTCAGGTCTTCATCGACACGCCGGACCTGAACAGCGTGGCCACGGCGCACCGGGATGTCGCGCGCGCCGCGCTGGACAAAGCGGACGTGGCGCTCGTGGTCATGCACCGGGGCAGCGTCGCGGAGGCGACCCAGGTGGAGTTCCTCGCCGAGTTCGCCCGCCGCCGCGCGCTCGTCTTCATCCTCAACTTCGCGGACGAGCTGTCCGCCGAGTCCCGCGACGCGCTGAAG
This DNA window, taken from Corallococcus coralloides DSM 2259, encodes the following:
- a CDS encoding ATPase domain-containing protein, with the protein product MDEQREETAARFKSGTPYLDEILCGGWLRGGLYLVAGPPGSGKTTLANEMCFRAAQAGDSSLYVTLLAETHERMLLHLRSFEFFHQDSVGTRVHYISGLPSLREGGGRAFIDTLIRTVRERDARLLIVDGLMVFKERLRPDEDLRELLQALNVRLAALDCTTLLLNTETQKGTGPEFGVVDGVVALSADLIGLKATRGIEVTKFRGSNNIPGRHTFLIDEHGVNIYPRFEAAMRDTPRKLADPRHRSRWGIEGLDAMCSGGLVTRSSTLIMGSPGGGKTLIGMSFLLEGARKGEPGLYFGFAESGAQLTLKCHNVGLELEPLQRQGLLRLEARAPVETLPDAMAQELLALVQQQGVRRLVLDGLEPFAKEAIDPERTTRFITALMNALRERDVTLLITQQTNDMFGPELHSPIRGIEAICDNLVFLRFFELHGKLHRLITVLKMRDSNNDPFLRELLITNEGPRVGESYVALEAMLTGQPHARMQGTGVTGPGRNREGA
- a CDS encoding response regulator; this encodes MSRILVVEDEETLADAIQDVLQDAGFEVQVARNGLEALRKLEAGVPDVLLLDLMLPLMDGRGLLKRMRDQERLRELPVVVMTSASRKALGEHPVRSFLPKPVTAVGLLKAVKSVLPGAEG